A stretch of Bos taurus isolate L1 Dominette 01449 registration number 42190680 breed Hereford chromosome 5, ARS-UCD2.0, whole genome shotgun sequence DNA encodes these proteins:
- the KRT8 gene encoding keratin, type II cytoskeletal 8 gives MSIRVTQKSYKVSTSAPRSFSSRSYTSGPGSRISSSAFSRVGSSSSFRGGLGTGMSMAGSYGGAPGLGGITAVTVNQSLLSPLKLEVDPNIQAVRTQEKEQIKTLNNKFASFIDKVRHLEQQNKVLETKWNLLQQQKTARSNIDNMFESYINNLRRQLETLAQEKLKLEVELGNMQGLVEDFKTKYEDEIQKRTDMENEFVIIKKDVDEAYMNKVELESRLEGLTDEINFYRQLYEEEIREMQSQISDTSVVLSMDNNRNLDLDGIIAEVKAQYEEIANRSRAEAEAMYQIKYEELQTLAGKHGDDLRRTKTEISEMNRNINRLQAEIEGLKGQRASLEAAIADAEQRGEMAVKDAQAKLAELEAALRNAKQDMARQLREYQELMNVKLALDVEIATYRKLLEGEESRLESGMQNMSIHTKTTSGYAGGLTSSYGTPGFNYSLSPGSFSRTSSKPVVVKKIETRDGKLVSESSDVLSK, from the exons ATGTCCATCAGGGTGACCCAGAAGTCCTACAAGGTGTCTACCTCTGCCCCCAGGTCCTTCAGCAGCCGCTCCTACACCAGTGGGCCCGGCTCCCGCATCAGCTCCTCGGCCTTTTCCCGagtgggcagcagcagcagctttcgcGGCGGCCTGGGCACCGGCATGAGCATGGCTGGAAGCTACGGTGGGGCCCCAGGTTTGGGGGGCATCACAGCTGTCACCGTGAACCAGAGCCTGCTGAGCCCCCTCAAGCTGGAGGTGGATCCCAACATCCAGGCCGTCCGCACCCAGGAGAAGGAGCAGATCAAGACCCTCAACAACAAATTTGCCTCCTTCATCGACAAG GTGCGGCACCTGGAGCAGCAGAACAAGGTTCTGGAGACCAAATGGAACCTCCTGCAGCAGCAGAAGACTGCCCGGAGCAACATAGACAACATGTTTGAGAGCTACATTAACAACCTCCGTCGGCAGCTGGAAACTCTGGCCCAGGAGAAGCTGAAGCTGGAAGTGGAGCTTGGCAACATGCAGGGGCTGGTGGAGGACTTCAAGACCAA GTATGAGGATGAAATCCAAAAGCGCACAGACATGGAGAATGAATTTGTCATCATCAAGAAG GATGTGGATGAAGCTTACATGAACAAGGTAGAGCTGGAGTCCCGCCTGGAAGGGCTGACTGATGAGATCAACTTCTACAGGCAACTGTATGAAGAG GAGATCCGTGAGATGCAGTCTCAGATTTCTGACACGTCCGTGGTCCTGTCCATGGACAACAACCGCAACCTGGacctggatggcatcatcgcTGAGGTCAAGGCCCAGTATGAGGAGATCGCCAACCGCAGCCGGGCTGAGGCCGAGGCCATGTACCAAATCAAG TATGAGGAGCTGCAGACACTGGCTGGGAAGCACGGGGATGACCTTCGTCGCACGAAGACGGAGATTTCTGAGATGAACCGGAACATCAACCGTCTCCAGGCTGAGATCGAGGGTCTCAAAGGCCAG agggcttccctggaggctgccATCGCTGACGCTGAGCAGCGTGGTGAGATGGCTGTTAAGGATGCTCAGGCCAAGCTGGCCGAGCTGGAGGCCGCTCTGAGGAACGCCAAGCAGGACATGGCGCGGCAGCTGCGCGAGTACCAGGAGCTCATGAATGTCAAGCTGGCCCTGGACGTGGAGATTGCCACCTACAGGAAGCTGCTGGAGGGCGAGGAGAGCCG GCTGGAGTCTGGGATGCAGAACATGAGTATCCACACCAAGACCACCAGTGGCTACGCAG GTGGACTGACTTCGTCCTACGGGACCCCTGGCTTCAACTACAGCCTGAGCCCCGGCTCCTTCAGCCGCACCAGTTCCAAGCCTGTGGTTGTGAAGAAGATTGAGACCCGCGATGGGAAGCTGGTGTCCGAGTCCTCTGATGTCCTGTCCAAGTGA